The Notolabrus celidotus isolate fNotCel1 chromosome 23, fNotCel1.pri, whole genome shotgun sequence region gatcgtcttttttgaatgggtgtgtatgtggtttccggcgtttttgcagccagcctcaagtggacgctcaaagacctgcagattttaacactttcgcatgggcttgatattttaagaccggaggttgctgcttaacAGAAACCAGCTGAGCATGACTTTAAAACAGCATTATGGAAGATGTCTGTGAAGAATCTCAGCCATCCaagtcatggtaattcaaagcttatATTTTCTCGCTCTTcaccagtctggtcagaactgaagaagcctttcggacaagaggtgaaacatcttcaagaatttctaccaagtccagttgcttttttggatcaagctttgaagcATTATGGAgggttcatatttaacatgaacGGCCAACAACGACATGAAAATGCCTCCCAATCATTGCATCAACGGGAGAGTTGAACTTCAGGgcttctctttccctctcaaCACCAGCTGTAAAGCAGGTGCCAGGTGTTTCAGGCTATCAGATCCAACGGTCAAAGATTTAATGACATCGTCTAGAAAAATGGAAACTAGTTGGTAGTATACTTGGGCGGCCTGTCTGGGTATCATCCATCGGGTGCCTGACCATCACACCAACAGAGGCTGTAAAGATATTTTATTCCAATGCTATGATATGGAGTTGGTCCCCCTTTTGCAGCTACATCAGCGTCCACTCTTCTTGGAAGTCTCTCTGTGGGAACTCGTGCCCACGCATTCTGCAGAGCATTTACAAGGTCAGGCACTGATGTTGGACGAGAAGGCTTCTGTTCcagttcatcccaaaggtgctcgatggggttgaggtcagggCTCTTTGTGGGCCAGTCAAGTATTTCCATGCTGAACTCATCGAACCATGTCTTTGTAGTCTTTGCTTTGAACACTGgggcacagtcatgttggaatagaGAAGGGCTTTCCCCAAACTGGTGCAACAAACTTGGGAGCATAGCATGGTCCAAAATGTGTTGGAATGCTGAAGCATTAAGATTACCCTTCATTGGAGATAAGGGGCCTGATTGAAACACCTGAGTTCAATTATTAACAGGTGGGCCTAAATACTTTTGATGTTGTGTATTACCAATAAGGGTCTGCAAGGCCTGGTAATCCAACTAACGTGGATCCATTTTGGAGCCACATTGGCATTCAGTAAGTGGTCTGAAAGGTCCTTTAAGAAATCAAGATGGTATGCAGTACTTTGAGTTCAGTCCTGTGTCTCCTGAGAAACCGGGCCCAGAACAGGTTGTCCAGTTCCTTCAGAGGCAGATTTATTACCCTTACACCCCCACAGCTGGAGTTACTCTGCATTGTTTTGGACTGAAACCCTCCAGCTGTTGGATGCCCAGGGTCATCATGGTCTGGAAAGAACACCCAGTAACTCAAGTATTTGATTCTCATTCCCTTAATTTGTGCTGGTTCACAGCTATGCatccatttaaagctcctgtgagaagtttttaggTGGTAAAATAAATACTCTCTACGatctaaaaaaggaaacaagaccATGACCATGCAAAATTTTCCCATGAAACCCCCAAATACTCAAGCTCCTCTACGCTTGTAGGTGTCCAGGTTGTCTGTTGATTGGTTCAGAAAGGACATACCTGAGCCCTttccagaaaaacaaaatcagaccTTTATATCCAACTGCTTTTGTTGAGTCAACACTcgagtcacacacaaacacacacaaagtcccTGGGGAGTCCAGACTGCAGCCGTCACTCtgatcaaatcaaaataaagaaccATGTCTCCAGCCTCCCTGCCGAGCCCGACACTCTCACTGCTGCTGACTCCGCAACAGCTCCAATACGCTGACACACTCACTTCTTCTTTCACTTCTCTGGCCTGGATACATGTCTTCCACTTGAACAACATCCATTTTCTCTTGTTCCTTAAAGACTATTGCACAATTTTGGACTTGTTTGTCCTCTTTGATGGCCTACTTGAACATCAAACCCAGCGATATGAGCTAAagggctgcatgtttgaatgCTGAAAATGGGGCCAGTGTGCCAGAGCTTCTTTATCAGCTGGTACTTCCTTTCCAGCCATTGGTACATACCGATGGCTGGAATGGATGCAGGTCCATTGAAGGGATTTTTCCATGAATGGGGCCTTGTTGTGTTGTCACGAACCAGCCCTAGTTTAGTAATGCACAGGAGATTAAAATCCTGGAATGGAATTCGACGTTCACTCTTTAAATGACAAGATTTCATTTGGATATCACTCCTCTTGCCCATATTTCTGGGGTTAAAACACTaatgttctctctgtttctgtaatCTCAAGTGCCACTTTGGCAACACACCAACCAATCATTCAGTCTTAATTCTTCAGTAATGTTCATGTGTTTAGATATCTGACTGAAGTTTGGATTCGTCGGACTCTGACTTAATCCTCTTAGGGTTTGACATTATCCACAGTTACAAAAGGTAAATCTGTGGCCACTAAACATTACTTATAGGCTGCTCCATGTGGCCACCAAGTTTCATCCCCAGTGCAACGTAACAGTGACACAAATACTGAGATTACTCCTGGTTAGCTGTAGCAAAGCTGCTGCTCTTGTTCTGGAGCGGTTCCAGCATTGACAGAGCTTGTCAGGCGAGGCTGACACACGTATTCAACAGCTCATGTGAAAGAACATGTACTATGTGTTAAACAAAGAAATTcagatttaatttaaagaaaaaaatgtaaatgtttgaagtgggACTCGCATCATATCctattgcattgtatcatatcacaaAATATTACATTGCACCGCATCCTATTGCagtgtatcatatcttatctgtCATATTGCATTGTCATATCCTATTGCTAGCATGGTATGGCATCGTATTGCTTCACATTGCATTGCGTCGTATCTTATGGTATAGCGTTACATCTTCTGCTTTGCATAGCTTTGCAGCGCATTGCGGTGTATCTTATGGTATAGCATCACATCGTTTTGCTTCGCATCATTTGCTTCGCATCAAATCCTATTGCATCGAATCATATTGTATTGCACTGCATTGCATTCTATTGCATCAcattgtatcttatcatattgtttTGCATCGTATCTCATCATATCCTATTGCTAGCATGGTAACCCATCGTTTTGCTTTGCATCGTTTTGCTTTGCATCGTTTTGCTTTGCATCGCATTGCGTCGTACCTTATGGCATCAAATCGTGTCCCATCCTATTACATTGCATCGCAACACATTGGATCACACCACATTGTATCATATCCCATTTGATCGCATTATATTGTGTTTATCCAGGGCATCGCAATTCATTATCACTTAGCATCTTACATAATCGTAATCACGTGATAGTATTGCTGTTATAAATATTTTTGTAGTACGCTGAGTATAGCAGTAAAATATTGCGATCTATATATGAGCTTTTCTGTCCATTCAACTCACTGCAATGATTTTTATAGCTGCTATAAGGTTCTCAAGTAGAACAACAGAACCACAGCaaaatttcattatttttgtacCAAAAATCTCAATATATATATTCGCCAACAACACAAAGATACCTTGCTGCATAGACTCATTTTGACATCCCTATGATGTGTCCACTCTATTCATAGCTTTCCATTAGTTGAGGTGACATAGTTAAGGCAGGCTGTGTGAAGTTAAAGTGCCAACACCTTAATGTTTCTAAATAAACTCACATTTAGGCTCCAAAAATCTACTTTCGGTGGCCACAAAACTTAGAGGGCAGGAGCTCAAAAACTTTAGCACCTTCCCCTGAGGCTTTACTCTCCTACTCTCTTCCAAAAGTCTTATCATAGAGTGCTTCAGCGACAAAATGTCTGACTGAAAAAGTATAGCGGCTAACAGAGATGAACTGTAACAAATTAACCGTATAACAGCAATCCTGTGGGGCTAAACTCGATGCTGCATGCATACCAACACAAGAAGTGCTCTGACTTTATCTCTGGGGTCGTTTCTTTCCAAAGAACAAATCAATATCAGAGTGAGGGAAATATCTTGTATTGATGGAATAAAGACATTTTGTACAATTTCCTATCTTTGCAGCCGTTTGAGGAGTCACTAAACTCTATCATATTTTCTTGTGGAAAGCAAAACCACAACCATGAAGCATTTATCTTATTTGTTTCAGTCATATTTCTTCCTTTGAATACTAAATATTATCTTCTTGCTCTTATCTGTGCTCCCGGTGGTGCCTTGTCGGTTTTCTTTTATAAATTTCACATCATCCCTTGCCTTTTAATCCCTCAAATGATAACCTTGCTGTGAATTTCCATTTTAAGAGGAAATGTTTCATTACAGAAGCTTTAATTTCTCCCAAAGCCACATTTCTGCAACTTTAAAGACCAGTTTCTCTcaatttcaaacatattttattcctttttgaGTACTTTACCTCAGTTTTTAGTCTTTTCCCTTCTCTTCGTCTCTTTTTCATTGGTGGAATTAGATTCACCCTCACTGTTTGCACATACAGCAGTGTACACTCACTGTCCTGTGTATTAATCTAATAttgctgaatgtaaacaaaccagATAGACGAGTGTTACTCTCGATTCGTCACTCTGAAACCACAtatttgtctttgtctctctgacaGAAGCattctcctctttgtcttttctgCACACACTGCTCTGCCTTTGTGCTGCTCATGAAGAAGTCTCACATATTTTTGTCGTCACAAGAGGGAGAATTAGGCTCCGCTATTTAGAATGTGGGAGGTCTGGTTTCTACCTAATTTATCAAATACGCTTTGTAGCAGATTAAATCCTGGCAGTGCTTTAATGGCCCTCTACATTTGGTTATTGGCGTTGGCTTAATGACTTTAGGGGAGAAAAGAAGATGAGGAAGGTTTTTGCTCGttgatttagaaaaatgtatCCAATATTGCTTTCTTTTATGAAGGAAATGTCTCATCATGCAGCCAGAAAGCCCTATGGCAGCAACCATCcacatccatagactgtataaataatggacggagtatccgtgatgtcacccatctgtttctggagcgctgttttgaagccaatcatcggcgggagccatattggaaatgctgaactcaacctaacttctgttgagctagtgtgacgtaaagaggcgggctttgagcctcctagccaacagctagagtgttccctcctgtcaatcaagtcagctgtgcctttcataatggaaaactcgtaatcttaatatctttgaaattaccgcgtTATGAAAATTTCACCCCCAGCTATCCAGGCTACATTCgtcttttgtatcaggctgtaaacatgtttatttctgcttttttcaatttgtgtgtatgtggtttccggtacttctggagccaacctcaagtggacacagggggaactgcagttttttaacacttttgcattggcttcaattctcacagttATATAAGAGGCAGGGAGAGTTAGCCCTTAGCTCCAtcccaatgtgtgtgtgtgtgtgtgtgtgtgtgtgtgtgtgtgtgtgtgtgtgtgtgtgtgtgtgtgtgtgtgtgtgtgtgtgtgtgtgtgtgtgtgtgcgctgatgtgtttcctgtctcttcctGTGTTGAATCTGAGCCTCCAACCGGAGCAGTCTTTGCCTCTTTGCAGTAAATAAACAGCTCTACATCATTCCTCTGTAAAAACTCACTTCATGTATCTCATTATCGCGTTAGTGCACTCTCTCCAAAGTCCGTCTCATAATGTtagctttgtatttttttatcctTAAATCTGAAGTATGAGCTGCGACTAATCATAGTCATGTTAAAGTCCTTAATAAACGGACTCTACATGCTTATTGCAGTGACATTGTGCTGCAGCCTGTAGGGCAATACAATCAGAGCAGCTCTAATGAGACTGCCAGACATCATGGGAGTTAAAGGTCAATGAATAGGAGGACTCCAAAGAAGCCTAAAAGCCATCATGATAAAGGTTTCAAtgaaattaaatgttatttagtCATGCTGGGTCATTAAACAAAAGATCTTTTAGTAGAAGTTGTTAACGGGATGACTCATTAAGATGTTCCAGCGCTTCAGATTAACCTCCACTTCCTAATCAGATTTGTTCCAGATGAGCTGCTGGGTAATGTGGAAGATGTTGATCTAATGTGCAGCACACAGCACTCGGGTGAATCTGTTATTTCTTTTCAGAAGATGCAAGAGATGGACAGTGTAGCAGTGTGACCAAAATACCACATCACGAGCCCTTCTTTTGTTTGCTCTTAACATAGTACAGtttttgatctgtgttgcagagGGGGGATTGACCTGCTCAGCAGAGCTCAGAGGGTTTCTCTGTTAAAATgacttcagaaaaaaaggaatatttGTGTATCGGAGTATCAGCaatttggtttctgaagcagaaatAGTTTAGAAAGTGTTTTaatatgtttgatttaaaaacactgtttttacTCAAAAGTTGAATCAGCGTATTACAGACTCTAATTTACTTCCTGTATATAATATGTGATGTGAAAACCTTAGCCAAGAGTTTTTACAAAGTTCCTAAATTGAATCccatctctgtctttgctctCAGGGTCTAACTACGCCATGTCTAACGGGGGCGGGGCACCCAGCAGCACCACCCACCTGCTGGACTTCCTAGAGGAGCCCATCCCTGGTGTGGGGACCTACGACGACTTCCACACCATCGACTGGGTGCGAGAGAAGTGCAAGGACCGAGAGAGGCATCGTAAGGTGAGGAGGCGGCTCACAAAACCCGGCGCTCAAAGGCAATAGAGTCAAGCTTGGCTGACAGAACATCAGCGTCTCTTAACAGCTGACAAATAGAAAAATGGGcattctatttaaactgcttcaACGTACCTACTCTGCTGCTCCCCCTGCAAACCACTTtgcaacccacctccacccTAGCTCCTTCTTTCTatgtcatatgtattgtcactgatggccgctctgttctgtacccctggaggtctttgctgctgctctccctgccttagcTTTTCGTGTGTGCATATGAAAGAGATGAGAGGTGTGCTCTACCTGTACCAGGCTTTGCccttccacgtaggcacatagaagggcagggagctctcagaacacAGACATTCCACCAAATGTATTGCATTTCTAAAAGAGGAGCACAACACCGCCCACAAACTGAATCTTCCGTAGAGTAACTCCACCCGTTTATGATCCAACAAGCATTTTGTTTAAAGGACGCTGAGACCTTGAGTCACACTTTATGGAAGGATTATCAAAGGCTTCTTGAAAACACTGCTCAATGAACACAAGTATCCTTGAATCTCAGTCCATGCAGCGGTTCCATTTAACTAGTGTCAGCGTATTAATCCTCTgctaacaggaagtgatgtgcAACACACTTCCTGTGTGGCTACTGATTGTTTGATTACAAAATAGAAGAACTTGGTCGTCCGGCTGAATTTCAgtgacttaaaaatgtaacgGCTTTAACAAAGAAGCTGCGAGACACCACAGATCTGATCCAGACCGCACCTAAAGTTGGACAAAATTTAGACCAAATTAAACTCTCAAACTGTCTAGCCATGCTAGACATCCTGTTCATAGTTAAGTGAACCAGAGTGAAtggacacacactgatacactcTGTCTTTGTCAACACATTATACAAATATTGACACAACTTTACAGCCCAGGTGATTGAAAGCAGGACTCCTGCATGGATACTTCTTCAAAGTTTTATAGCTTTATTCAAAGAGATAAGAGTATTCAAACATTCAGTTCAGTACTTCTTCATACAAAGACATCTTCCGTATGCTTCTGAAGAGATTACTGTCTGACCTTTGTTTGCTAACCTTTCTGTGTCTTCTCCGTGTCACGTTTCAGATTAACAGTAAGAAAAAGGAGTCGGCATGGGAGTTCACAAAGAGCCTGTACGATGCCTGGTCTGGATGGCTGGTGGTGACGCTCACCGGCCTGGcctcaggtaacacacacatgcaataaaaaacacacacatgcacacatgcagagcTGTTATCTCTTCTGCTGGTGACTCTCACATGCTTCGCCTCGGGCAGCTCACGCTTCCTTTTGACCTCTCGTCTTTATGCTTTCATTCAACCTCAAACTGAAGCTTCTTCTGTCTCCTGCAAGAAACTCACTGGACAGAGTTCAGTGTAACGCTCTCAGATGATTCATGTTAACGTGGTCTCTTAAAGAAAGAGCGTTGATACCAATCTTGTACCTCATAGCTTTTCATTCAAAGCAGCAAAAAGAGCTGCAGGTTTAGGTAATTATCATACAATGATGCTAACAACAACACAGCATTGTTAGCCAGAGGTGTAATGTCAGTTCCAGCGTAATGTcagcattttttcttttaatatcaGCTGTTTaatattgtctttttaaaattcaaagagacagaataaaagaagtttgatgttaaaaaaaatcaggattTCTCTAATGCTCTTCAGTGGACACACAGGAAGTCTGGAAGGGCAGCTAGCAGAGCAGCCGCTATTGTTAGCCCAGCTTCTTTCAATCCAGTccagctttatttgtacagcacctTTCAGACAAACAAGCACACAGTCCAAAGTGGTTCACATAGAACTAACGGACTGAAGAGTTACAGtcattaataaatagaaaaagacTAATGCAAGAAAagttgataaaaataaataaaataaaaacaattaattaaataaataaaatacaaaatgtaattaattgAATGAAGGAGTAAACTAAAATCAGTGAAAAGTTATCAAGAAGATTAATAAATACTTACcaaaaataagtttaaaaaaacaaacaaactgattaataaataacaattagtaaaataaattatattcatGATCACATTCATTAAAATGGTAGACCagttactccaaattaaaagctgtattaaaaaaataggtctttagttttaaaaacagagagagagcttcCTGTTCTGTAAAAAGTTAGTGAGTTTCAGAGTTTTGGAGTATGAACACATAAAGCTTTCTCCCCTGAGCTTGTGTGGGAttcatgaggaacatttaaaaacatttcagtggcaatatcacaaaataaaaaagcaatcaTATCATATGCAAACAGGGTCATTAATAGGGGGACTCAAGTGGAGGTATTTGGATTGTTTcaggaacaaaaaataaaactcagagcGAGCTGTTAAATCATCTTTGTTAAGGGTCTGTGGGGATTGATATTTTTTGAACGGCACGACAGACACAAtttcatgccacctgtgttgcccaatgagaattggttctcaattgactaACCTGGTAAAATGaaggttaataataataattgaactGAAAAAAGTCAGCTCTGATGTTTGAATGGAAGATTTCTGTAGTTTTGAACCATCACTGATATTTGATACAcgataattatatttattttaaggaGTATCTGACGTCTGATGTGCAAAAAGTTTTGACTGGATTTGACTTCAAACGCATCATTGCATTTATAAAGATGCATATTTAAGGAGTCTATGTGTAGTTTCCTTGCTCTTTGGCTGTTTGCATTAGTGCTGAATGTTTTAGTACCACACAGCTTTATCAGGTTTCattctgtatttttattcagATACAGTAACTTTTACAGACATTTCTACagaacatataaaataaaagtctttcaAAACACACAGGAAGCAAAACCAGCAAGCTAActgcctcttctcctcttctcctcttctcctcttctcctcttctcctcttctccttcctgcCTGACctcgcccccctctctctcctttccctcCTGGTTTCCTCCTGCCAGGTGCTTTGGCTGGCCTGATTGACATTGCTGCTGATTGGATGAACGACCTGAAGGAGGGCGTGTGTCTGAGCGCCATGTGGTTCAACCACGAGCAGTGCTGCTGGACGTCCAACGAGACCACCTTTGCTGAGCGGGACAAGTGTCCTCAGTGGAAGAGCTGGGCTGAGCTCATACTGGGGCAGGCGGAGGTAGACGAACACGGGGTGGAGGAGAGAGTTTAATCAGACAGGCCACACATAGAGGGAAGGGTGTTATGAATGCTTACCATAACAATGAGAAAGATGGTTTCAGTGTTTAAactcctctgtttcctcctcccTGCAGGGTCCTGGCTCGTACATCATGAACTACTTCATGTACATCTACTGGGCTCTGTCCTTCGCCTTCCTGGCCGTCTGTCTGGTCAAGGTGTTCGCTCCGTACGCCTGCGGTTCAGGGATCCCTGAGGTGAGGAAAACGTCTCTTATGAAACCCTTTCATGCTCACAGGAAACTGCTTTGAAACCTCTCTTCTGTGGTGCATTCAAGCTCTCCTTGGAAACTCCAACATCCAGGAGATAAGAGCCAACTTtcacactcttttttttatccctgGAGGTTTTTCTTACAGTAGAAAGAATCCTCATGGAGCTGAAAGCTAGTTTTTACCACAGAAGGAATCTGTTTTCTCGTATTGATGAGGTTAGCAGagagtctctgtttgtctctcttcttctgaaCGTGTGCTGGATCTATTGATGTTCTGTTTACTCCCCGGCTCTCTCATTTCATCCTGTTTGATCAGTTTGCTTGCAGTGTCAGAAACTCGTAGCAGCACATGAAGTCGAGTGTGTAAatctctgcagctctccatGAGTGGTCTAATTGGTCATGTGCTCTCTCTTGGATCCACACTGTGTGTTTTTAGCGCTCACGAGTTTCCCTTTAATGTCTGGAAGTAGCTTAAATCTgcttattcagagaggagaagtgAGAGATTAGAAATGTTCCCCCGGGGATTTATGAAGtatttctggttctgattctgttcgTGGAGAAAAGTCTTAAAGTTAAGTTTTCGCCTCATCTTTCCTCAGATTAAGACCATCCTGAGTGGGTTCATCATCAGGGGCTACCTGGGAAAGTGGACTCTGATGATAAAGACTATCACTCTGGTCCTGGCCGTGGCGTCGGGCCTCAGTCTGGGAAAGGAGGGCCCACTGGTCCAcgtggcctgctgctgtgggaaCATCTTCTCTTATCTGTTCCCCAAGTACAGCAAGAACGAGGCCAAGAAACGagaggtgagggaggaggggaaggtCATGTGTTAACCCTTTAGACCCTGGTGACATTCAGAAAGATGAATAATGAATCGTTCCTGTCAGTCTTTGTTCCTTTTATTCACACTGAATGACTGTTTTGTTCTCTCAGgttctctctgcagcctcagcgGCAGGAGTTTCTGTTGCTTTCGGCGCCCCGATTGGAGGAGTTCTGTTCAGCCTTGAAGAGGTACAGTCACACTTCCTATAATAAACTCATAAACACACCAGAAATAGCATAAACACTAAAACTAATTTCAtaacctcttcttctttttctcctccaggTGAGCTACTACTTCCCTCTCAAGACGCTGTGGCGCTCCTTCTTCGCCGCCCTTGTAGCAGCCTTCGTCCTGCGTTCCATAAACCCGTTCGGTAACAGCCGCTTGGTCTTGTTCTATGTGGAGTACCACACGCCGTGGTACCTGTTCGAGCTCATCCCATTCATCCTGCTGGGAGTGTTTGGAGGTCTCTGGGGCGCCTTCTTTATCAAAGCCAACATCGGGTGGTGTAGACGGCGCAAGTCCACGCGCTTTGGTGAGGactgcatctttaaatgtgatttaGATTGTCAGCTGGTACAGGTGTTTGAaggcatttagcaagttacagcagcaaagacaaacttcctttaacaggcagaaacctcgagcaggaccagactcatgttagacacacatctgctgagaccgagctggggttggaaagagggatagaggagatgaagacagagagatgatagtggtgaaatGGATAGTAGTAGATGTAGCAGCAGGCCATTTACAGCAGCGACTCaaaggaacctacgggacaagggagctcagggactccagaaaggtctatggttagtaactttaatgggacagggagagttaaagtaagtgatagacagagagagaggaaagataggatcccagtgtggcagtctaaacctatagcagcataactaagagctggtccaagcctgatccagctctaactataagctttatcaaaaaggaaagtttgaagcctaatcttaaaagtagagagggtgtctgcctcctggaccccgactggtacatgattccaaaggagaggtacCTGATGaatgaaggctcaacctcccatactatttttagagacttaagcTACAACGAGCAGGCCCGCTTGTTGGAAATGTAGGATCAGAAGGTTCAGGATGACACGATCACTTGTCTCTCTCCAGGAAAGTACCCGGTGTTGGAGGTGATCTTGGTGGCAGCCATCACCGCCGTGGTCGCCTTCCCAAACCCGTACACGCGTCAGAACACGAGCGAGCTGATAAAGGAGCTGTTCACAGACTGCGGCCCGCTGGAGTCCTCTCAGCTCTGTCAGTACCGCAGCCAAATGAACGGCAGCAAAGCCTTCAGCGACAACCCCAACCGACCAGCCGGGCCCGGAGTCTACGCCGCCATGTGGCAGCTCTGCCTGGCACTTATATTCAAAATCATCATGACTATATTCACCTTTGGACTCAAGGTGAGGCTCTGGGTTTTTCTAACAGGGGTAGATGTTTTATGTAGTATGTCGTCATCAGCACTCAAAGCGGTCTGTGTGTTCCTCAGGTGCCGTCGGGTTTGTTCATCCCCAGCATGGCCATCGGAGCGATCGCAGGGCGGATCGTCGGCATCGCCATGGAGCAGCTCGCTTATTATCACCATGACTGGTTCCTGTTCAAGGAGTGGTGCGAGGTGGGGGCGGACTGCATCACCCCGGGGCTCTACGCCATGGTGGGGGCCGCTGCATGTTTAGGTGAGTCTGCCAGGGGGAGGTCACTGTGATGATGTATGAATCTGCTGCCCTGAGAACAACATGATCACAGCGGTGTTGGAATTCCAGAATgatcatgaaatattaaattcaTGGATTTCTTCCTCAGGCGGTGTGACCCGCATGACCGTCTCCCTCGTCGTCATCGTCTTCGAGCTGACCGGCGGCCTAGAGTACATCGTCCCCCTCATGGCCGCGGTCATGACCAGCAAATGGGTCGGCGACGCATTCGGCCGAGAGGGCATCTACGAGTCGCACATCCGCCTCAATGGCTACCCCTTCCTGGACGCTAAAGAGGAGTTCACGCACACCACGCTGGCTCGAGAGGTGATGAGGCCCCGACGTAGCGACCCGCCGTTAGCGGTGCTGACGCAGGACGACCTGACGGTGGAGGACCTGCAGGCCGTCATCAATGAGACCAGTTTTAACGGGTTCCCTGTGATAGTGTCCAAGGAGTCTCAGAGACTGGTGGGATTCGCTCTGCGCAGGGACATCACCATCGCTATAGGTAATTACTGAATGACGAAGAAAGCACGAGAACAGGACTTTGGTCTTGTTTCATGAAAGTTATCCCCTGACGACAACAACTGAATCagcaaagtgaacaaatatgaACATGTTTATGTGTCTCTAAGGAAACACTAAACCTGacactgttccacagttttacacatGACAGAATTAATGAAAACATCTTAATataaatgatataaaatgtGATGATTCGGTGAGTTTAAGGAGTATCCTGATTACAAAGAAGGACCAAAGAAACAGGATGCttcatcagttttattttgggcTTCATCCCGTTTTGGATGCAGAAGCAAATGCTGCTAACATCAGCACAACTTTTCTTTAGAGAGCTTCCAGTGGAGCTGACTTTTCCTCAATCTAGCCACACTAACgatttaaaacaacacaatccTCTGAAT contains the following coding sequences:
- the clcn3 gene encoding H(+)/Cl(-) exchange transporter 3 isoform X1, producing the protein MESEQLYHRGYCRNSYNSIASASSDEELLDGAGVIMDFHTTEDDNLLDGDAASPGSNYAMSNGGGAPSSTTHLLDFLEEPIPGVGTYDDFHTIDWVREKCKDRERHRKINSKKKESAWEFTKSLYDAWSGWLVVTLTGLASGALAGLIDIAADWMNDLKEGVCLSAMWFNHEQCCWTSNETTFAERDKCPQWKSWAELILGQAEGPGSYIMNYFMYIYWALSFAFLAVCLVKVFAPYACGSGIPEIKTILSGFIIRGYLGKWTLMIKTITLVLAVASGLSLGKEGPLVHVACCCGNIFSYLFPKYSKNEAKKREVLSAASAAGVSVAFGAPIGGVLFSLEEVSYYFPLKTLWRSFFAALVAAFVLRSINPFGNSRLVLFYVEYHTPWYLFELIPFILLGVFGGLWGAFFIKANIGWCRRRKSTRFGKYPVLEVILVAAITAVVAFPNPYTRQNTSELIKELFTDCGPLESSQLCQYRSQMNGSKAFSDNPNRPAGPGVYAAMWQLCLALIFKIIMTIFTFGLKVPSGLFIPSMAIGAIAGRIVGIAMEQLAYYHHDWFLFKEWCEVGADCITPGLYAMVGAAACLGGVTRMTVSLVVIVFELTGGLEYIVPLMAAVMTSKWVGDAFGREGIYESHIRLNGYPFLDAKEEFTHTTLAREVMRPRRSDPPLAVLTQDDLTVEDLQAVINETSFNGFPVIVSKESQRLVGFALRRDITIAIENARRKQEGIMLNSRVYFTQHAPTLPADSPRPLKLRSILDMSPFTVTDHTPMEIVVDIFRKMGLRQCLVTHNGIVLGIITKKNILEHLEELKQQEEPLAASWYYHKKRYPPSHGSNGKQRPRVHHVQLIRSFQDGWGGGGDGGEDEDEEEVVRLLDGSNL
- the clcn3 gene encoding H(+)/Cl(-) exchange transporter 3 isoform X3 — encoded protein: MESEQLYHRGYCRNSYNSIASASSDEELLDGAGVIMDFHTTEDDNLLDGDAASPGSNYAMSNGGGAPSSTTHLLDFLEEPIPGVGTYDDFHTIDWVREKCKDRERHRKINSKKKESAWEFTKSLYDAWSGWLVVTLTGLASGALAGLIDIAADWMNDLKEGVCLSAMWFNHEQCCWTSNETTFAERDKCPQWKSWAELILGQAEGPGSYIMNYFMYIYWALSFAFLAVCLVKVFAPYACGSGIPEIKTILSGFIIRGYLGKWTLMIKTITLVLAVASGLSLGKEGPLVHVACCCGNIFSYLFPKYSKNEAKKREVLSAASAAGVSVAFGAPIGGVLFSLEEVSYYFPLKTLWRSFFAALVAAFVLRSINPFGNSRLVLFYVEYHTPWYLFELIPFILLGVFGGLWGAFFIKANIGWCRRRKSTRFGKYPVLEVILVAAITAVVAFPNPYTRQNTSELIKELFTDCGPLESSQLCQYRSQMNGSKAFSDNPNRPAGPGVYAAMWQLCLALIFKIIMTIFTFGLKVPSGLFIPSMAIGAIAGRIVGIAMEQLAYYHHDWFLFKEWCEVGADCITPGLYAMVGAAACLGGVTRMTVSLVVIVFELTGGLEYIVPLMAAVMTSKWVGDAFGREGIYESHIRLNGYPFLDAKEEFTHTTLAREVMRPRRSDPPLAVLTQDDLTVEDLQAVINETSFNGFPVIVSKESQRLVGFALRRDITIAIENARRKQEGIMLNSRVYFTQHAPTLPADSPRPLKLRSILDMSPFTVTDHTPMEIVVDIFRKMGLRQCLVTHNGRLLGIITKKDILRHMAQMANKDPESIMFN